A single region of the Lineus longissimus chromosome 14, tnLinLong1.2, whole genome shotgun sequence genome encodes:
- the LOC135499139 gene encoding uncharacterized protein LOC135499139: MSCRCRWSFVMTSSMPQVPVMDDEDTLSIDEEESLPLTNTSEVQPSGSATAMLNHFAGGGVGVAPVLPLHVLRPAVFSRKSSIQDNEGSTFKKSVNPRVSWEEELGVRMKNTKSRVGMRKKKSAKLDADEQLSEDVAKLTASTSRYSQEDLQAPKK, encoded by the exons ATGAGCTGTCGTTGTCGTTGGTCTTTCGTTATGACCTCTAG TATGCCACAGGTACCGGTGATGGATGATGAAGACACCCTCAGCATAGATGAAGAAGAATCTCTACCATTGACAAACACCAGTGAAGTTCAACCCAGTGGCAGTGCTACAG CTATGCTCAATCACTTTGCGGGAGGTGGGGTTGGAGTTGCTCCAGTTTTACCCTTGCATGTACTACGACCAGCAGTATTTTCAAGGAAATCTTCCATTCAG GATAACGAGGGCAGTACGTTCAAGAAGTCGGTGAACCCAA GAGTCAGCTGGGAGGAGGAATTGGGAGTTCGGATGAAGAACACAAAATCCAGGGTTGGCATGAGAAAGAAGAAGTCAGCGAAATTG GATGCGGATGAGCAATTAAGCGAAGATGTAGCCAAACTTACAGCTTCGACCTCAAG GTATAGTCAAGAAGATCTACAAGCACCGAAAAAATAA
- the LOC135498639 gene encoding uncharacterized protein LOC135498639 → MCFHFHFMDLRRVIYLQGTIPVMDFCEAFKHLYSPYVHFEDPAIQNIYRVLINESFEEYRAFIYQCDYLRDVCPDFGDGTVCPACPMEDDYPVIISMDGNFGLVRKKSSGVSFSEPKHAGHFFSNQSEVDEFVQKHNGSMKKAGDACSNFKGGNTLRTNSRYEKLDETAVFGSACRHRSDSGSLLDRLKLAILIFHCYGHKLPCKVRYSPRRVVGVGLTDGETLECLWSFLRSFSKITKEMTPSHRIDVLNDAMIYYTNKKVSKIGPYLASKLTKAEDVMSTTKKELKALLEVSESQVELWLAEAQIPASCQRLRRDLSSKASILHSVNKHSVERAASRNGKEIIMPMARLLQLNCRKTSTEPIGILRRCWKSSTQRTWMRVYQSHLFTKMR, encoded by the exons ATGTGTTTTCATTTCCACTTCATGGATTTGCGGCGGGTAATATATCTTCAAGGAACAATTCCTGTCATGGACTTCTGTGAAGCGTTCAAGCACTTATACAGTCCttatgttcattttgaagaccCG GCAATCCAGAATATCTACAGAGTCCTGATAAATGAAAGCTTCGAGGAATACAGGGCTTTCATATACCAGTGTGACTATCTCCGTGATGTCTGCCCTGATTTTGGTGATGGAACAGTATGTCCTGCTTGTCCAATG GAAGATGATTATCCAGTGATAATTTCAATGGATGGTAACTTTGGGCTTGTGCGGAAAAAGTCGTCTGGTGTCAGTTTTTCCGAGCCGAAGCATGCGGGTCACTTCTTTTCTAATCAGAGTGAGGTTGATGAGTTTGTTCAAAAACATAACGGAAGCATGAAGAAAGCTGGCGAC GCTTGcagcaatttcaagggtggaaatACTTTGAGGACAAATAGTCGATACGAAAAATTGGATGAGACAGCAGTTTTTGGTTCGGCATGTCGTCAT cgttCAGATTCTGGTAGTCTTTTAGATAGGTTGAAGCTGGCAATTCTTATATTTCACTGCTATGGCCACAAGTTACCTTGTAAG GTTAGGTACAGTCCTCGGCGAGTTGTTGGTGTTGGGTTAACAGACGGTGAGACACTGGAATGTCTGTGGTCCTTTTTGCGGAGTTTCTCAAAGATAACGAAAGAAATGACCCCCAGTCACAGGATAGATGTTCTTAATGATGCTATGATCTATTACACAAACAAGAAGGTCTCAAAGATCG GTCCGTATCTGGCGTCAAAGCTGACGAAAGCTGAGGATGtaatgtcaacaacaaaaaaggAATTGAAAGCTCTCCTTGAAG TGTCAGAAAGTCAGGTAGAACTCTGGCTTGCAGAGGCACAGATTCCTGCTAGTTGTCAGCGACTGAGACGAG ATCTGTCCAGCAAGGCCAGTATCTTACATTCTGTCAACAAACACAGTGTTGAGAGGGCTGCATCTCGAAATGGTAAAGAAATAATTATGCCG ATGGCCAGGCTATTGCAATTAAACTGCAGAAAAACATCAACAGAACCAATCGGCATATTAAGAAGATGTTGGAAATCTTCAACACAAAGGACATGGATGAGAGTTTACCAGAGTCACTTGTTTACGAAGATGCGTTGA
- the LOC135498638 gene encoding uncharacterized protein LOC135498638, whose product MATHKTRYGRQIRPTAKALDTAWKVLETPKKDVRIQIDNEFDEPDTLAVPDGSQPREHSSSSERATCNSVELKKAELRLRYETKCAELETEQIELETRKLNIQKRLETARASYDLKELELNSKSDSVSMMTIDECFELHENVYKADAKVQPPVLRSATKVDSWIQDPHHENDCRSNHEQQEVYKPPAPFQSNVQNPPFFVHYGPGLPEFKIEVFSGKPADWPEWFLSFKNLIHDNPALTDGQRLGYLKTYLGQEPRSKVFGLLLDAKDYPKAMTELRDRYGNPALVIDGFIRKVRQWPKLRGICDLGTFFTNVSQLIQMFKAMGYKADLQAKGLLCDLTSKIPDSMQESWGNWVVKKGEGNPTVELFYQWLKSKENALRFTSFSSNPPCYQSIDKSKKGHEVKKTVTTLTTPYTQVKKYCVFCNGEHWLDSCAKFSRKTPSERLAWFKEKGRCFLCTKTTHRSSGCFLKIRCKVKDCGKSHATILHEAFLAPKLAQSSFSSDHTKAGVPKEGSKPDVHSVGVGFMKKGKSVVYLQTLPVRIHTPSGQVVDTYGLLDSGSQATLIQEDFAKSIGLKGPSSKLRVCGVGGKLSEQQSKCLSFWLSDPKNDSKPLIRVKEAWTFSEPFSLSVHAGNNADFSSWPHVQHLNLEHAPDSLDIKVLIGVNVTKAHTQLEVREGPADLPIAVHTPLGWTVMGVDRTQPDSSGNEHDVSVNNFLINKITDLEQSVERFWKTESFGTLDATDVPYSMEDKRAQDALDTTTRITENGHYEVSMLWSKPPDLVDNKPQAERRFEQLQRKLNNNPTFRDKYRDVINKYISKGFARKLSPEEVSQSSDRTHYLPHHGVVNPKKPDKLRVVFDAAAVYAGSSLNDHLLVGPDLLNNLIGILMRFRCGPIAISADVESMFHMVLVPKDDRDALRFLWKDDLESDDPPDVYQMVVHIFGAKSSPCCANYCLRRCALDHIDKFSPLVIDTVLHNFYVDDMLKALYKCTIEEAIDLVVELIKITASGGFKLTAWASNCPEILSALKDLDDSLGISTVVDLNLDGTHSRRTLGINCDMKSDVFCFESIVIQNVCTKRGIMSKISSVFDPLGLLSPFVLRAKLIMKSLWEKGYGWDDIVSDADSSDWTRWCEELSELPGLHIPRCYWPCEFVPETFVLHTFCDASESAFAACSYLFVSSESGELYGSLVMSKTKVAPLKDRCLTLPRLELQGAVLAVRLHETVLRELDLDIRSSFLWTDSLIVLQYIYSESKRLRTFVANRVSEIRSKSEKTQWRFVPGVLNPADDCSRGLQLHHLSVDHRWFRGPEFLWLNEWPEQLYVPVLESNDSELKQVSVALVVHETPLADVSSFSNLPRLLRVTAWCMRFCHNLRNQVRRSGNLVVSELEAATTYWIKCAQSEYYENEISALSTGKELPRDSSLKSLTPVMVDGVLRIGGRLTNAPFPYESKHQIIVPGKHPIATLLILKIHIGVNHAGAEHTIARLRETYWITCARARVKSVTQACRICHRRRIISRVPKMAQLPLARFEMNSVWYNTGCDYFGPIMVKRSRGREKRWVCLLTSLSVRAVHLELASSLNADAFILALRRFIARRGSPRHIYSDNGTNFVGANRELKEAIASIDSDKVHKSLAERSIEWHFIPPKAPHMGGVWERLVRSVKRSLDAVLTNHCVFEDTLHTFLCEVEAILNSRPLTHVSSSPDDLEPLTPAHFLLGIPNNTSQIVESSDSDMCSRKRWRQTQVLLDHFWRRWKKEYLPTLTVTPKWTDDVPNLSVDDVVMLNDNNEPRGNWPLARVVEICPSADGRVRVVKVKTKDGILMRPVARLCLLEQAKTKI is encoded by the coding sequence ATGGCTACTCATAAAACTCGGTATGGTCGTCAGATACGCCCAACAGCTAAGGCCCTTGATACCGCCTGGAAGGTCCTCGAAACCCCTAAGAAGGACGTCCGTATACAAATAGACAATGAATTTGACGAACCTGACACACTGGCAGTTCCTGATGGTAGTCAACCCCGTGAACACTCGTCATCCAGTGAACGAGCCACATGTAATTCCGTTGAATTAAAGAAAGCTGAGCTGCGCCTTCGTTATGAGACAAAATGTGCTGAACTGGAGACAGAACAGATTGAACTTGAAACACgcaaattgaatattcagaaacgtcTAGAAACCGCGCGTGCTAGTTATGACCTGAAGGAACTTGAactgaattcaaaatctgaTAGTGTGTCTATGATGACTATAGACGAATGTTTTGAGTTGCATGAaaatgtttataaagctgatgCGAAAGTGCAACCACCTGTACTAAGATCTGCTACTAAAGTTGATTCTTGGATCCAGGATCCCCATCATGAAAATGATTGTAGATCTAATCATGAACAGCAGGAGGTGTATAAACCACCTGCGCCTTTTCAGTCAAATGTTCAGAATCCTCCGTTTTTTGTTCACTACGGTCCAGGTTTGCCTGAGTTTAAGATAGAAGTTTTTAGTGGTAAACCGGCTGACTGGCCTGAGTGGTTTCTGTCGTTCAAAAACCTCATTCATGATAATCCCGCATTGACTGACGGGCAAAGGTTAGGCTATCTTAAAACGTATTTAGGCCAGGAGCCACGCAGCAAGGTATTTGGTCTGTTACTGGACGCTAAGGATTACCCCAAAGCAATGACTGAACTTAGGGATAGATATGGTAACCCAGCACTGGTAATTGATGGCTTCATTAGAAAGGTACGCCAGTGGCCGAAGTTACGCGGTATTTGCGATTTGGGTACTTTTTTCACAAATGTGTCTCAGTTGATTCAAATGTTTAAAGCCATGGGCTACAAAGCAGATTTACAAGCTAAAGGTCTCCTGTGTGATTTGACTTCCAAAATTCCGGACAGTATGCAAGAATCGTGGGGGAATTGGGTAGTTAAGAAGGGCGAAGGAAACCCAACAGTTGAGTTGTTCTATCAATGGCTGAAGTCTAAAGAGAATGCTTTGCGTTTTACATCGTTTTCGTCAAATCCGCCGTGTTATCAGAGTATTGACAAGTCTAAGAAGGGACATGAGGTGAAGAAAACGGTAACCACATTGACTACACCCTATACCCAGGTTAAGAAATACTGTGTCTTTTGCAATGGTGAACATTGGCTGGACTCATGCGCTAAATTTTCCCGTAAAACGCCAAGTGAGCGTCTAGCCTGGTTTAAGGAAAAGGGCAGATGTTTTCTGTGTACCAAAACTACCCACAGGTCTAGTGGATGTTTCCTCAAGATAAGATGCAAAGTTAAAGATTGCGGCAAATCGCATGCTACAATCCTTCATGAAGCTTTTTTGGCTCCTAAGCTGGCTCAAAGTAGTTTCTCATCAGATCACACTAAAGCAGGTGTGCCAAAGGAGGGAAGCAAGCCAGACGTCCATTCCGTTGGTGTTGGTTTcatgaaaaaaggaaaatcagTGGTATATCTACAGACATTGCCGGTGCGAATTCACACTCCCAGTGGACAGGTCGTTGATACATACGGGTTACTTGATAGTGGTAGTCAGGCTACACTCATACAAGAAGATTTTGCAAAAAGTATTGGTTTGAAAGGTCCCTCATCAAAGTTACGCGTGTGTGGCGTTGGTGGCAAGCTATCAGAACAACAGTCCAAGTGTCTATCGTTTTGGTTGAGTGATCCCAAAAATGATTCCAAACCACTAATTAGAGTAAAAGAAGCGTGGACTTTCAGTGAGCCTTTTAGTCTTTCGGTTCATGCTGGTAACAATGCAGATTTCTCATCCTGGCCACATGTACAACATTTGAACTTGGAACATGCGCCTGACTCGCTAGACATAAAGGTTTTGATAGGGGTTAATGTTACCAAGGCCCACACACAACTAGAAGTTCGGGAAGGCCCTGCAGATCTGCCAATCGCCGTACATACCCCCTTGGGATGGACTGTAATGGGTGTGGATCGTACTCAACCTGATAGTTCTGGTAATGAACATGATGTGAGTGTCAACAACTTTCTGATCAACAAGATCACCGACTTGGAACAGAGTGTTGAACGGTTCTGGAAAACCGAAAGCTTTGGTACTCTCGATGCAACAGATGTCCCCTATTCAATGGAAGATAAAAGAGCACAGGACGCGCTTGACACAACAACACGTATTACAGAGAACGGTCATTATGAAGTCAGCATGTTATGGTCGAAACCTCCGGATCTTGTAGATAATAAGCCACAAGCAGAGCGCCGCTTTGAACAATTGCAACGTAAACTGAACAACAACCCTACTTTTCGCGACAAGTATAGAGATGTGATCAATAAGTATATTTCTAAGGGCTTTGCACGTAAACTATCCCCGGAAGAGGTTAGTCAATCGAGTGACCGTACACATTACTTGCCACACCATGGAGTTGTCAATCCAAAAAAGCCTGACAAATTGAGAGTAGTGTTCGATGCTGCTGCTGTGTATGCAGGTTCTAGTTTGAACGATCACTTGTTAGTGGGTCCTGATCTGCTAAATAATTTGAtcggaattttgatgagatttaGATGTGGTCCCATCGCAATCTCCGCCGATGTAGAAAGTATGTTTCACATGGTCTTGGTTCCCAAAGATGACAGGGATGCTCTCAGGTTTCTTTGGAAAGATGACTTAGAAAGTGATGATCCTCCTGATGTATACCAAATGGTCGTGCACATATTCGGTGCAAAATCATCTCCATGCTGCGCCAATTACTGCTTGCGCCGCTGTGCGTTGGACCACATCGATAAGTTTAGTCCCTTGGTGATTGATACTGTATTGCACAACTTCTATGTTGATGACATGCTGAAAGCTTTGTACAAGTGTACAATTGAAGAAGCTATTGATCTTGTTGTGGAGCTAATTAAGATCACTGCTTCAGGTGGTTTCAAATTGACAGCTTGGGCTTCAAATTGTCCAGAAATTTTGAGCGCTTTGAAAGATCTGGATGATAGCCTGGGAATCTCAACGGTTGTAGATTTGAACCTGGATGGTACGCACTCTCGCAGAACACTTGGTATCAATTGTGATATGAAATCGGATGTGTTTTGCTTCGAGTCAATTGTGATTCAAAATGTCTGCACCAAACGAGGAATCATGAGCAAAATCAGTTCCGTATTTGACCCTTTGGGCTTGTTGTCACCGTTCGTTCTCAGGGCAAAGTTGATAATGAAGAGTCTCTGGGAGAAAGGTTACGGTTGGGATGACATTGTAAGTGATGCGGACTCCAGTGATTGGACCCGATGGTGTGAAGAGCTAAGTGAGCTCCCGGGTCTTCATATCCCTCGATGTTACTGGCCATGTGAGTTTGTACCGGAAACGTTCGTGTTGCATACCTTCTGTGATGCGTCTGAGTCTGCGTTCGCGGCCTGCTCATACTTGTTTGTATCATCAGAAAGTGGTGAATTGTACGGATCTCTTGTCATGTCAAAAACTAAGGTTGCTCCTCTGAAGGACCGATGTCTTACGTTGCCACGTCTTGAACTCCAAGGTGCTGTGTTGGCTGTGAGGTTGCATGAAACTGTTCTGAGAGAGCTGGATCTTGATATCAGAAGTTCGTTCCTTTGGACAGATTCATTAATTGTGCTTCAATACATTTACAGTGAATCCAAAAGGCTCAGGACATTTGTTGCAAACCGCGTGTCTGAGATAAGATCCAAATCAGAAAAAACTCAATGGCGGTTTGTACCGGGTGTCTTGAACCCAGCTGATGATTGTTCAAGAGGTCTTCAGTTGCATCACTTGAGTGTTGATCACCGTTGGTTTCGTGGTCCAGAGTTTCTTTGGTTAAATGAGTGGCCGGAACAGCTGTATGTTCCCGTGTTGGAATCGAATGACAGTGAATTGAAGCAAGTCTCTGTCGCTCTGGTTGTTCACGAGACTCCTCTTGCTGATGTATCCAGCTTCTCAAACTTGCCTCGATTGTTGCGTGTGACTGCTTGGTGCATGCGCTTTTGTCATAATTTGAGAAACCAAGTTCGTCGCAGTGGTAATTTGGTAGTTTCTGAACTAGAGGCAGCGACAACTTATTGGATCAAATGTGCACAGTCCGAATACTATGAGAATGAAATTTCGGCACTCTCCACGGGTAAAGAATTACCACGTGACAGTTCGTTGAAATCACTGACTCCGGTAATGGTTGATGGTGTTCTGAGGATCGGTGGTCGCTTGACCAATGCTCCCTTTCCATATGAAAGTAAGCATCAAATCATTGTCCCTGGCAAGCATCCAATAGCCACTTTGTTGATTCTGAAAATACACATCGGCGTAAATCACGCAGGCGCTGAGCACACTATTGCTAGGTTACGCGAAACATACTGGATCACGTGCGCTCGTGCACGTGTGAAAAGTGTAACTCAGGCTTGTCGCATCTGTCATAGGCGTCGCATAATATCTAGGGTTCCAAAGATGGCTCAGCTTCCGTTGGCTCGCTTTGAAATGAATTCTGTCTGGTATAATACAGGTTGTGATTACTTTGGACCAATCATGGTGAAGCGGAGCCGTGGTCGAGAGAAACGTTGGGTTTGTCTCCTCACTAGTTTGTCAGTTCGTGCTGTCCACCTAGAATTAGCATCCTCACTGAATGCTGATGCATTCATTTTAGCACTTAGAAGGTTCATCGCTCGTCGTGGCTCACCGAGGCATATCTATAGCGACAACGGTACAAACTTCGTGGGAGCAAACAGGGAGCTTAAGGAGGCAATAGCTAGTATTGATTCGGACAAAGTCCACAAGAGTCTCGCTGAAAGAAGTATTGAGTGGCATTTCATTCCACCAAAGGCGCCACATATGGGTGGCGTATGGGAGCGATTAGTACGCTCAGTCAAGCGTTCGCTTGATGCTGTCCTGACAAATCACTGTGTCTTTGAAGATACCCTCCACACGTTTCTTTGTGAAGTTGAGGCTATTTTGAATAGCCGTCCCTTGACTCATGTTAGTTCTAGTCCTGATGATTTGGAACCCTTAACTCCTGCTCACTTCTTACTTGGCATTCCAAACAACACTTCACAAATTGTGGAGTCCTCAGATTCAGATATGTGTAGTAGAAAAAGATGGCGCCAAACACAAGTTCTCTTAGACCATTTTTGGCGTCGTTGGAAAAAAGAATACCTGCCTACATTGACTGTTACTCCAAAGTGGACTGATGATGTTCCCAACCTCAGTGTTGACGATGTAGTTATGCTAAATGACAATAATGAACCTCGTGGAAATTGGCCCCTTGCCAGAGTTGTTGAAATCTGTCCTAGCGCAGATGGACGAGTTAGAGTTgtgaaagtgaaaacaaaagatGGAATTTTGATGCGACCTGTAGCAAGGCTATGTCTCCTTGAACAAGCGAAGACAAAGATTTAG